From a region of the Candidatus Methylomirabilota bacterium genome:
- the mtnA gene encoding S-methyl-5-thioribose-1-phosphate isomerase — MFETIEWTAAGTVRLLDQTRLPTEEVYVECRDAAAVAHAIRSMQIRGAPAIGVAGAMGLALAAQSIQARTFDEFHKELSRCGEMLHATRPTAVNLAWGIGRMLHSAERHKHLAIGELVRTLIREAQQILEEDIQDNRAIGEYGRGLIPDGAAVLTHCNAGALATAGYGTALGVIRAAHAAGTKLSVWAGETRPFLQGARLTAWELQQDGIPVTLITDNMAGHLMQRGEIDLVIVGADRIARNGDVANKIGTYALAVLAQAHNLPFYVAAPLSTMDLALRSGEAIPIEERNPEEVTRWAGIRTAPVGVMARNPVFDMTPHRYITALITNRGVVRPPYDSGLAALAEANQSGRG; from the coding sequence ATGTTTGAGACCATTGAATGGACGGCAGCAGGCACGGTCCGGTTGCTCGATCAAACCCGCTTACCGACCGAAGAGGTATATGTCGAGTGTCGCGATGCGGCAGCCGTCGCGCACGCGATCCGGTCGATGCAGATCCGAGGGGCCCCGGCGATTGGGGTAGCGGGCGCAATGGGTCTGGCGTTGGCGGCACAGTCGATTCAGGCGCGCACCTTTGACGAATTCCATAAAGAGTTATCGCGCTGTGGTGAGATGCTGCACGCAACCCGTCCGACGGCCGTCAATCTGGCGTGGGGCATCGGGCGGATGCTGCACAGCGCCGAACGGCATAAACACCTTGCGATCGGCGAACTCGTCCGGACGCTCATCCGGGAGGCCCAGCAGATCCTGGAGGAGGACATCCAAGACAATCGGGCGATCGGCGAGTACGGCCGGGGGCTGATCCCGGATGGGGCCGCGGTCCTCACCCACTGTAACGCCGGGGCGCTGGCCACCGCCGGCTATGGAACCGCCCTGGGCGTGATTCGCGCGGCGCACGCAGCCGGAACCAAACTGTCGGTGTGGGCCGGTGAGACACGGCCGTTTCTACAGGGCGCCAGGCTGACCGCCTGGGAGTTGCAACAGGACGGCATCCCCGTTACGCTGATTACCGATAATATGGCCGGGCACTTGATGCAGCGGGGCGAGATCGATCTCGTCATCGTCGGGGCCGACCGGATCGCCCGCAACGGCGACGTCGCCAATAAGATCGGGACCTACGCCCTGGCCGTCCTGGCCCAGGCGCACAATCTCCCGTTCTATGTCGCGGCCCCCCTGTCGACTATGGATCTGGCGCTGCGCAGCGGCGAGGCGATCCCGATTGAGGAGCGCAATCCCGAAGAGGTGACCAGGTGGGCAGGTATTCGGACGGCGCCGGTAGGCGTCATGGCGAGGAATCCCGTCTTTGATATGACGCCGCATCGCTACATTACCGCCCTGATTACCAATCGTGGGGTCGTTCGGCCCCCCTACGACTCGGGTCTGGCCGCCCTGGCCGAGGCCAACCAGTCGGGTAGGGGATAG
- the priA gene encoding primosomal protein N', whose protein sequence is MSRIAAEIALPVPPRSILTYAVPPSLHIQVGVGKRALVPLGPRLVTGYIVGLRTPAPTDPSDLKSIEAILDPEPLLDQHMLELTRHVADYYVTSWGPVIRTALPPGIDRGTIRTVQLIEPSDLFSRAGIAADHAGAVGPLDPTQQQILTVLQAQRRIALSSLKRRWPGEAVDRLIRLLIRQNLARIEYQERRPSVRPVVRPVLSLAIDRTAAEAGWARLKDRAPRQASLLDRLLQSGSSLTSAEATAIAGASGVRSLLAKGLIRRTTEAVERSPWDKGAIVADACPQLNSAQRAAVDGLLAGLSSQTFCPALLYGATGSGKTEVYLRVIGEAVRQGRQALVLVPEIALTPVTADRFRARFGERVALLHSGLSPGERLDQWYRIRRGTADIVVGARSAVFAPLSRLGLIVVDEEHDTSYKQQEEPRYHARDVALVRGRMLGIPVLLGSATPSFETLHRAKEGIYRPFLLPERVHNRPLPSIELVDMRQERARRTERGAPLIFSQRLAEAIKETLAKGEQVLLFINRRGYARVLLCRECGFTLRCPHCSVSLIYHAVDARMRCHYCDYRQRPPTGCPQCGGIACGWLGYGTQQVEAAARLLVPDVSIVRMDRDTTRRRQAHRQILGDMQQRRTQILIGTQMVGKGHDFPGITLVGILSADVSMQIPDFRAGERTFALLTQVAGRAGRGDRPGHVIVQTYNPEHYCILAARHHDYEALYRIERPLREKRGLPPFGSLILLLVASTHEGQAQARAEQLTGLLLGGASPPLAVEGPAPAPIYRLQDRYRWQILAKGHDQDRLLHWVKGTIAQLPPTEQAGIEIDVDPVDLC, encoded by the coding sequence TTGAGCCGGATCGCCGCTGAAATCGCCCTGCCGGTTCCACCTCGAAGCATCCTGACCTATGCGGTTCCGCCCTCGCTCCATATACAGGTCGGGGTCGGTAAGCGAGCACTTGTCCCGCTCGGTCCCCGCCTGGTCACCGGATATATCGTCGGCCTTCGCACTCCTGCGCCAACCGATCCTTCAGATCTGAAGTCGATTGAGGCGATCCTCGATCCTGAACCGCTGCTCGATCAACATATGCTCGAACTGACGCGCCATGTCGCGGACTATTACGTGACCTCGTGGGGGCCGGTGATTCGTACGGCGCTGCCGCCCGGGATCGATCGCGGGACGATACGGACGGTTCAGTTGATCGAACCGTCGGATCTGTTCTCGCGCGCGGGTATCGCGGCGGACCACGCCGGAGCGGTCGGCCCACTCGACCCGACTCAGCAGCAGATTCTCACCGTTCTGCAGGCGCAACGTCGAATCGCGCTGTCATCGCTCAAACGGCGGTGGCCCGGCGAAGCGGTTGATCGACTGATTCGCCTGCTCATCAGACAGAACCTGGCCAGAATCGAATACCAGGAACGTCGTCCTTCGGTTCGGCCCGTCGTACGACCCGTATTGAGTCTGGCGATCGACCGGACGGCAGCGGAGGCGGGATGGGCCCGCCTCAAAGACCGCGCACCACGACAGGCCTCGTTGCTCGATCGGCTCCTCCAATCCGGCTCATCGCTGACATCTGCGGAGGCGACGGCCATTGCCGGAGCCTCCGGCGTGCGCAGCCTCCTCGCTAAGGGACTGATCCGCCGCACGACTGAGGCGGTCGAGCGGTCGCCATGGGACAAGGGCGCGATAGTCGCCGACGCCTGCCCCCAACTCAATTCGGCACAGCGCGCCGCGGTTGATGGGCTGTTGGCAGGCCTGTCCTCACAGACGTTTTGTCCGGCACTACTCTACGGCGCGACGGGAAGCGGAAAGACCGAGGTCTATCTTCGGGTGATCGGCGAGGCGGTACGACAGGGACGGCAGGCGCTGGTACTCGTTCCGGAAATCGCCCTGACCCCGGTGACGGCCGATCGATTTCGCGCCCGCTTCGGCGAACGCGTCGCGCTGCTGCACAGCGGCCTTTCGCCGGGCGAGCGGCTGGATCAGTGGTACCGCATCAGGCGCGGGACGGCCGATATCGTCGTGGGCGCCCGTTCTGCCGTGTTCGCACCCCTCTCGCGCCTTGGCCTGATCGTTGTGGATGAAGAGCATGATACCTCCTATAAGCAACAGGAAGAGCCGCGCTACCACGCCCGGGACGTGGCATTGGTCAGGGGGCGAATGCTTGGGATTCCCGTCCTTCTCGGGTCTGCAACCCCCAGCTTCGAAACCCTTCATCGGGCGAAGGAGGGGATCTACCGGCCGTTCCTCCTCCCTGAGCGGGTCCACAACAGGCCGCTCCCGTCGATAGAACTGGTCGATATGCGTCAAGAGCGCGCGAGGCGGACAGAGCGCGGTGCCCCGCTGATCTTTTCACAACGACTGGCTGAGGCGATCAAGGAGACGCTGGCGAAGGGCGAGCAGGTCCTGCTGTTCATCAATCGACGAGGGTACGCCAGGGTGCTGCTCTGCCGGGAGTGCGGCTTTACGTTGCGGTGCCCTCACTGCAGTGTCTCGCTCATCTACCATGCCGTCGACGCCAGGATGCGCTGCCACTACTGCGATTATCGGCAGCGGCCGCCGACGGGTTGTCCTCAGTGCGGCGGGATCGCCTGCGGGTGGCTCGGCTACGGGACACAGCAGGTCGAGGCCGCCGCTCGACTCCTGGTCCCGGACGTCTCGATCGTCAGGATGGATCGCGATACCACCCGAAGGCGGCAGGCACACCGACAGATCCTCGGGGATATGCAGCAGCGGCGCACACAGATTCTGATCGGCACACAGATGGTCGGAAAGGGACACGACTTCCCCGGCATCACCCTGGTCGGCATCCTCTCGGCCGATGTCTCGATGCAGATCCCGGATTTCCGAGCCGGCGAGCGAACCTTTGCGCTGCTGACGCAGGTAGCCGGTCGCGCCGGTCGTGGCGACCGCCCCGGCCATGTCATTGTCCAGACCTACAACCCTGAACACTATTGTATCCTCGCAGCCCGTCACCACGATTATGAGGCGCTCTACCGGATCGAGCGGCCCCTTCGGGAGAAACGCGGCCTTCCGCCCTTTGGCTCTCTTATTCTGCTCCTGGTTGCCTCTACGCACGAGGGACAAGCGCAAGCGCGGGCCGAGCAACTGACCGGTCTGCTTCTGGGGGGGGCGTCCCCCCCACTTGCCGTTGAGGGACCCGCACCGGCGCCGATCTATCGATTACAGGACCGCTATCGATGGCAGATCCTCGCCAAAGGTCACGACCAGGATAGGCTCTTGCACTGGGTCAAAGGGACGATTGCGCAGCTTCCACCGACAGAACAGGCCGGGATTGAGATCGACGTCGATCCGGTCGATCTGTGTTGA
- a CDS encoding uracil-DNA glycosylase encodes MNEAAASREMDELRELIGQARVHLRRQKLLGIERLHVAWPERIAPPPTASLTQVRETLGECARCKLHTGRKTIVFGVGNPRAWLVFVGEAPGADEDEQAEPFVGRAGQLLTRIIEAMKLTREQVYICNIIKCRPPGNRNPEPDEIAACEPFLIAQLHAIRPKLICALGTFAAQTLLRTKEPISKLRGRFHDYHGIPILPTFHPAYLLRNPHEKKTVWEDMKLLMRQYEQLGNPESLVSASEFS; translated from the coding sequence ATGAACGAAGCGGCGGCAAGTCGTGAGATGGACGAGCTTCGCGAGTTGATCGGACAGGCTCGTGTCCACCTGCGCCGGCAGAAGCTCTTGGGCATAGAACGCCTTCACGTTGCATGGCCAGAGCGGATAGCACCGCCTCCCACGGCATCCCTCACCCAGGTGCGGGAGACGCTGGGAGAGTGTGCGCGGTGCAAGCTGCACACAGGTCGGAAGACGATCGTATTCGGGGTCGGCAACCCGCGGGCATGGCTTGTCTTCGTCGGAGAGGCGCCCGGCGCAGACGAGGACGAACAGGCTGAGCCGTTTGTCGGAAGAGCCGGCCAGTTGCTGACCCGGATCATCGAGGCCATGAAGCTGACCCGTGAGCAGGTCTATATCTGCAACATCATCAAGTGTCGACCCCCCGGCAATCGCAACCCTGAGCCTGATGAGATCGCGGCATGCGAACCCTTCCTGATCGCGCAACTTCACGCCATCAGGCCGAAACTGATCTGCGCGCTCGGTACGTTCGCGGCCCAGACCCTCTTACGAACTAAAGAGCCAATTTCGAAGTTGCGCGGACGGTTTCACGACTATCACGGGATCCCGATCCTGCCCACCTTCCATCCCGCCTATTTGCTGCGTAACCCGCACGAAAAGAAGACGGTCTGGGAGGATATGAAACTCCTGATGCGACAGTACGAGCAACTCGGCAACCCGGAATCCCTCGTTTCAGCATCGGAATTTTCTTGA
- the coaBC gene encoding bifunctional phosphopantothenoylcysteine decarboxylase/phosphopantothenate--cysteine ligase CoaBC produces the protein MTLQGKKILLGVTGSIAAYKAVELVRELTKAGASVRVVMTESAQRFVAPLTFATLSRQAVLTDQAAWEAQMPHLTAAREADLLLIAPATAGTIAKCAQGLADDLLSTLFLACTKPVILAPAMDAEMYRHPAVQDNLARLTSWGVRTVGPATGELASGVWGPGRLADPVEIIRVVTETLCPSHDLSGEVVLITAGPTREPLDPVRYLSTRSSGKMGYALAEEAILRGARTILVSGPSTLTPPFGVEYVVVETALQMRAAVLDRLPEATVVIKAAAVSDYRPARPAASKITKQDAPLMLDLTPNPDILQEIGAQKGGRIIVGFAAETEDLVPKARHKLTTKHLDLIVANDVSREGAGFGSETNQVVLLDAAGGVEALPLMSKREVARRILDRVVDLRTSQGIGRRVEGGGYGGDERSGGKS, from the coding sequence ATGACACTGCAAGGAAAAAAGATTCTGCTGGGCGTCACAGGGAGCATCGCCGCCTATAAGGCCGTCGAGCTGGTGCGAGAGCTCACGAAGGCTGGGGCCTCCGTTCGTGTCGTCATGACCGAATCGGCGCAGCGATTTGTCGCGCCCCTGACGTTCGCCACACTCTCCCGACAGGCGGTCCTGACCGACCAGGCAGCCTGGGAGGCCCAGATGCCGCATCTGACTGCGGCTCGGGAGGCCGACCTGCTCCTGATCGCCCCGGCAACAGCCGGCACCATCGCCAAGTGTGCCCAGGGGCTCGCCGACGATCTGTTGAGTACCCTCTTCCTGGCCTGTACCAAACCGGTCATCCTCGCACCGGCAATGGACGCCGAGATGTATCGTCACCCCGCCGTCCAGGATAACCTGGCGCGGCTCACAAGCTGGGGGGTCCGGACCGTCGGGCCTGCAACGGGGGAGTTGGCCTCGGGGGTGTGGGGTCCCGGTCGCCTGGCCGATCCCGTCGAGATCATACGGGTGGTCACTGAGACGCTCTGCCCGTCCCACGACCTCAGCGGTGAGGTGGTACTGATCACCGCCGGCCCGACGCGCGAACCGCTCGATCCGGTTCGCTATCTGAGCACCCGATCTTCCGGCAAGATGGGATACGCCCTGGCCGAAGAGGCGATCTTGCGGGGCGCCCGAACCATCCTGGTCAGCGGTCCGTCTACATTGACGCCCCCTTTTGGCGTAGAGTACGTTGTGGTTGAAACCGCCCTGCAGATGCGCGCGGCGGTGCTGGACCGACTGCCGGAAGCGACGGTCGTCATCAAGGCGGCTGCGGTCAGCGACTATCGGCCGGCCCGCCCAGCCGCATCGAAAATTACGAAACAGGATGCGCCCCTGATGCTGGACCTTACGCCGAATCCGGATATCCTGCAGGAGATCGGCGCGCAGAAGGGCGGACGGATCATCGTCGGCTTTGCTGCGGAGACGGAAGACCTCGTACCGAAAGCACGCCACAAGCTAACGACCAAACATCTTGATCTGATCGTAGCGAATGATGTCAGCCGGGAGGGCGCCGGTTTCGGCAGTGAGACCAATCAGGTCGTCCTCCTCGATGCGGCAGGCGGCGTCGAGGCGTTGCCGCTGATGTCCAAACGCGAGGTGGCGCGACGAATCCTCGATCGCGTGGTAGACTTGCGAACAAGTCAGGGTATCGGGCGGAGGGTGGAGGGCGGAGGGTACGGCGGAGATGAACGAAGCGGCGGCAAGTCGTGA
- a CDS encoding nitrite reductase — MATKATLALLTLALGMLWTVPAQAQPAKPAELPPPPPLASGELESAKQIYFDRCAGCHGVLRKGATGPQLLPAKTRALTTPVLKAFIVNGTGGGMPDWGRQGILTDAEADLMARYIQHDPPVPPELPLAEMKKSWNLIVPPDKRPTKPEHNRDWQDFFAVTLRDAGQVAIIDGKTKEIVNTVKTGFAVHISRSSFSGRYVYTIGRDGRATMIDLWMKVPDKVAEVKPCSDARSIDTSKYKGKLGDFTDKLAVIGCYWPPQFIVLDGGTLEPIKVVSTRSMTYDTMEYHQEPRVASIVASHFKPEWVINIKETGLIWLVDYSDLKNLKMTQIQGEKFLHDGGWDASKRYFMVAANMANKVVVIDVEKGKLEAIFESGIKPHPGRGANWIDPKYGPVNGTPHLGEGKVTVYGTDPAKHKEYAWKKVREIKTLGGGGLFIKTHPKSENVWVDHALNGDPAIQKQVCVFKKANPEKEPTCWKVSDKGRAVHFEYNKAGTEVWISVWGKKDGKSEVVVYDDKTLKEVARIDDPRIITPTGKFNVYNTMKDIY; from the coding sequence ATGGCGACAAAGGCAACGTTGGCATTATTGACCCTTGCGCTTGGGATGCTATGGACCGTTCCGGCGCAAGCCCAGCCGGCCAAACCGGCCGAGCTTCCACCGCCTCCACCGCTGGCGAGTGGTGAGCTAGAGAGCGCCAAGCAGATCTATTTCGACCGGTGCGCCGGCTGTCACGGAGTCCTGAGAAAAGGCGCAACGGGCCCGCAGCTTCTGCCGGCGAAAACTCGTGCGTTAACCACCCCGGTGCTGAAGGCGTTTATCGTGAACGGGACAGGCGGCGGCATGCCGGACTGGGGCCGGCAAGGCATTCTTACGGATGCTGAAGCCGATCTGATGGCCCGCTACATCCAGCACGACCCGCCGGTGCCACCCGAGTTGCCCCTGGCGGAGATGAAAAAGAGTTGGAACCTGATCGTACCGCCGGACAAGCGACCCACAAAGCCCGAACACAACCGCGACTGGCAGGACTTTTTCGCCGTGACCCTGCGTGACGCCGGTCAGGTAGCCATCATCGACGGCAAGACCAAGGAGATCGTCAACACCGTCAAGACCGGCTTTGCGGTGCATATCTCGCGCAGCTCATTCTCGGGGCGCTATGTCTACACCATCGGCCGCGATGGGCGGGCGACCATGATCGACCTGTGGATGAAGGTTCCGGATAAGGTCGCAGAGGTGAAGCCATGCAGCGATGCGCGCTCTATTGACACGAGTAAGTATAAAGGAAAGCTCGGCGACTTCACCGACAAGCTGGCGGTCATCGGCTGCTATTGGCCACCGCAGTTCATCGTGTTGGACGGGGGCACGCTGGAGCCGATAAAGGTCGTCAGCACCCGGAGCATGACCTACGATACGATGGAGTACCACCAGGAGCCCCGGGTCGCCTCGATCGTGGCCTCGCACTTCAAGCCTGAGTGGGTCATCAACATCAAGGAGACCGGGCTGATCTGGCTGGTCGATTACTCGGACCTCAAGAACCTGAAGATGACCCAGATCCAGGGCGAGAAGTTTCTCCACGACGGCGGCTGGGATGCCAGCAAGCGGTATTTCATGGTGGCGGCCAACATGGCGAACAAGGTGGTCGTGATCGACGTCGAGAAAGGCAAACTGGAGGCGATCTTCGAATCCGGGATCAAACCTCATCCCGGGCGCGGCGCCAACTGGATCGATCCGAAGTACGGTCCGGTGAACGGTACCCCGCATCTCGGTGAGGGCAAGGTCACTGTTTACGGCACCGATCCGGCCAAGCACAAGGAGTATGCCTGGAAAAAGGTGCGAGAGATCAAGACGCTGGGAGGCGGGGGCCTGTTTATCAAGACGCACCCGAAGAGCGAGAATGTCTGGGTAGATCACGCCCTGAACGGCGACCCGGCCATTCAAAAGCAGGTCTGCGTCTTCAAGAAGGCGAATCCGGAGAAAGAGCCGACGTGCTGGAAGGTGTCGGACAAGGGGCGCGCCGTGCACTTCGAGTACAACAAGGCCGGCACCGAGGTGTGGATCAGTGTGTGGGGGAAGAAAGACGGCAAGAGCGAGGTTGTCGTCTATGACGATAAGACGCTCAAAGAGGTAGCCAGGATCGACGACCCGCGCATTATCACGCCGACCGGTAAGTTTAACGTCTACAACACGATGAAGGACATCTATTAA
- a CDS encoding protein nirF, whose product MKRKRVMRARVYRFAVKALLLFSLVALGVPCQSSADERRWGTASLVVVIERQAGSVLIIDASRHELLGRVSGLGNLTHATVKFSPDARYAYVIGREAQVSKIDLLTLKLVKQVNGGKLGIGGVISQDGKYVVLSNYVPGEVRILDADTLETVKTIPALYPDPSSKDGTLLPSRVVGLVDAPGNLLVFSLMDANSIWVVDAGKKEFPVVKKFSDVGKTPYDALISPDGRYYLAGFLDSNWMGLLDTWRLDRVTPILAEQGQGPEIPLWKIPHLKGWAITGRLAFLPALKREVALVYSTLDWTPLTPVPISGTALYTVARPDGRQVWVDIIGKNGDLIDIVDVDSMRVVKTLNPGPGATHPQFTPKGDAVYVSLMDGGKVVIYDTATFRVLKEFPADHPSGIFFANRAHKFGM is encoded by the coding sequence ATGAAAAGGAAGAGAGTCATGCGGGCACGCGTGTATCGGTTCGCGGTTAAGGCGCTTCTTCTTTTCTCTCTCGTTGCGCTTGGCGTACCCTGCCAATCGAGCGCAGACGAGCGACGTTGGGGGACGGCGTCGTTGGTCGTTGTCATTGAGCGACAGGCCGGTAGCGTCCTGATTATCGACGCCTCGCGCCACGAGCTGTTGGGTCGGGTGTCCGGGCTCGGCAACCTGACCCATGCGACGGTAAAATTCTCACCGGATGCGCGCTATGCCTACGTCATCGGTCGCGAGGCCCAGGTCTCGAAGATCGACCTGTTGACGCTCAAGCTGGTCAAGCAGGTGAACGGAGGAAAATTGGGCATCGGGGGCGTGATCAGCCAGGACGGCAAGTACGTGGTTCTCAGCAACTACGTGCCCGGCGAGGTGCGTATTCTGGATGCCGACACGCTGGAAACGGTCAAGACAATCCCGGCCCTCTACCCTGATCCGAGCTCAAAGGACGGTACCCTGTTGCCGTCGAGGGTTGTGGGGTTAGTCGACGCCCCGGGCAACCTGCTGGTCTTTTCCCTCATGGACGCCAACAGTATATGGGTCGTGGATGCCGGGAAAAAAGAGTTTCCGGTCGTCAAGAAGTTTTCCGACGTCGGGAAGACCCCCTACGACGCACTGATCAGCCCGGATGGTCGCTACTACCTCGCGGGCTTCCTGGACTCGAACTGGATGGGACTTCTCGATACGTGGCGGCTTGACCGGGTCACCCCGATTCTCGCCGAGCAGGGTCAAGGTCCCGAGATTCCACTCTGGAAGATTCCGCACCTCAAAGGGTGGGCCATCACCGGGAGGCTCGCGTTTCTCCCGGCGCTCAAACGCGAGGTCGCGCTGGTCTATTCCACCCTCGACTGGACGCCGCTCACGCCAGTGCCGATCAGTGGGACGGCGCTGTACACTGTTGCGCGGCCCGACGGGCGTCAGGTATGGGTAGATATCATCGGTAAGAACGGGGATCTGATCGATATCGTCGACGTGGACAGTATGCGGGTCGTCAAAACGCTGAATCCCGGGCCAGGCGCGACACACCCGCAGTTTACACCAAAGGGGGATGCCGTGTACGTCTCCCTCATGGACGGCGGCAAGGTCGTGATCTACGATACGGCAACCTTTCGGGTGCTGAAGGAGTTTCCGGCCGATCACCCCTCCGGGATCTTTTTCGCCAACCGGGCGCACAAGTTCGGGATGTGA
- a CDS encoding 12,18-didecarboxysiroheme deacetylase, whose protein sequence is MLRITELLCGPEDIRRSATRTDQMSVPPITDRPVVIWNLTRRCNLHCLHCYSQSQDRVYADELTTDEGRRLIADLARYKIAMLILSGGDPLFRDDLYALAEYAQELGLRCALSTNGTLIDAAAARRLRHVGMTYVGVSLDGIGPVHDRFRGMAGSFALALQGLRYARDEGMKVGVRTALCRRIVSDLPAICDLAEQERLDRLYFAHLVYAGRGAGLVYDDLSPEEKRGALDYLIGRSVDFHRRGLKIEVTTGNNDADGVYLYLKMRNSTPAQAQSVFRILQRRGGNSSGITLGCIDSPGHVYADPFWRHYSLGNVRERSFAAIWEDTTDPVMGILKDRRRALKGRCARCPYLELCGGNSRVRAEATTGDLWASDPGCYLSDEELGISSHEKEESHAGTRVSVRG, encoded by the coding sequence ATGTTAAGGATCACGGAGCTGTTGTGCGGGCCAGAAGACATTCGGAGGTCTGCGACGCGAACCGACCAGATGTCTGTGCCGCCCATTACCGACAGACCGGTCGTCATCTGGAACCTCACGCGCCGCTGCAACCTCCATTGCCTGCACTGTTACAGCCAATCGCAGGACCGCGTCTACGCCGATGAGTTGACGACCGACGAGGGCAGACGGTTGATCGCCGACCTGGCCCGTTACAAGATCGCCATGCTGATCCTGTCGGGCGGCGATCCGTTGTTTCGGGACGACCTGTACGCGCTGGCAGAGTATGCTCAGGAACTGGGCCTGCGGTGTGCGCTGTCGACGAACGGGACGTTGATTGACGCCGCGGCCGCAAGGCGGTTGAGACATGTCGGCATGACCTACGTTGGTGTGAGTCTGGACGGCATCGGTCCGGTCCACGATCGTTTCCGAGGTATGGCGGGTTCGTTTGCGCTGGCGCTCCAGGGGTTGCGCTATGCTCGCGACGAGGGGATGAAGGTCGGCGTCCGGACGGCGCTGTGCCGACGGATCGTTTCCGATCTGCCGGCGATCTGTGATCTGGCAGAGCAGGAGCGTCTGGATCGCCTCTACTTCGCCCATCTGGTTTACGCGGGGCGGGGTGCAGGGCTGGTCTACGATGATCTTTCGCCGGAGGAAAAGCGCGGCGCGCTCGATTATCTCATTGGGCGGAGTGTCGATTTTCATCGCCGCGGGTTAAAGATCGAGGTGACGACCGGCAACAACGATGCCGATGGGGTCTACCTCTACCTGAAGATGCGAAATTCGACTCCCGCGCAGGCGCAATCGGTGTTTCGGATTCTGCAGCGTCGGGGAGGAAACAGCTCCGGCATTACGCTGGGCTGTATCGACAGCCCCGGGCACGTCTATGCCGATCCGTTCTGGCGGCATTACTCCCTCGGCAATGTCCGAGAGAGGAGTTTTGCCGCGATCTGGGAAGACACCACCGATCCGGTGATGGGCATCCTGAAGGACCGCCGTCGCGCGCTCAAGGGTCGGTGCGCCCGTTGTCCGTATCTCGAGCTGTGCGGCGGCAACTCGCGGGTCAGGGCGGAGGCCACGACCGGGGACCTGTGGGCCTCCGACCCGGGTTGTTATCTGAGCGACGAGGAGTTGGGGATCTCATCACATGAAAAGGAAGAGAGTCATGCGGGCACGCGTGTATCGGTTCGCGGTTAA